The nucleotide sequence TTATTTTGTTACGGATCCTTAGCATAGCCGGATCTTTATTTGGAATTGTTTTCGGTGTCGCAGGAGCAAAGATCTTCTCCTATTTTGCGAACTGGTCTACGACAATTTCCATTCAGGCGATTGTACTTTCTGTAGCCTTTGCTCTTTTTGTCGGAGTGTTCTTCGGCTATTACCCGGCGCGCAGGGCATCCAGGTTAAACCCTGCAGAAGCGCTGAGCTATGAGTAGACATCCATGCCGTAGGCGAACATGAGCACGAAGGCAGTTGACCTCCCTGATGCACATCATCTATAAAAATGAACAATTTTATCAGTAAGTTTTAAGTTCCCCTCATGGGGAATTTTTTTTAAGGGGAAATTTTCAGTAAGTATTCAGCAACAACTCAAGCAATGTTCAGTATCCTTTAAGGGGAAATTCAGCCGGAATGGTTATTCTAAGAAAGGAAAAAGGCTGGTTAATGGTTGGCCAAAGGGGGATAAAAATGAAATCAATTAAACTAAATTTCCGGATAGATTATATTCTGGCAGTCATTGCTGCGCTGTCTGCATTTTTAAATATTTTCAACATCTGGAATGACACTACCGCAAATGCCTATTATACCGCGGCGGTTACCAGTATGCTGCAGAACTTTCACAATTTCTTCTATGGAACTCTGGATCCCGGCGGATTTGTAACGATTGACAAACCGCCGGTGGCATTCTGGATCCAGACGGCGTTCGCCTATGTTTTCGGCGTTCATGGGTGGAGCGTAATCTTGCCGCAGGCGTTAGCTGCAGTAGGGTCAGTTTTGCTGATCTATTTTCTTGTCAAGCCGACTTTCGGCAAAACAGCCGCCCGTCTGTCAAGCCTGGTTATGGCCTGTTCCCCGGTTGCCGTGGCGGTAAGCCGGACCAATAACATCGACGGTTTATTGGTGTTTGCCCTGCTCCTTGCGACATGGATGCTGCTAAAGGGAATCCGAAATCAAAAGCTGCCCTGGTTGTTGGGCGCCTTTGCAATGATCGGGGTAGCTTTTAATATAAAGATGCTTCAGGCGTATATGGTCCTGCCTGCTTTTTACCTGGTCTGCATTTTAGCTTTCAAGTGCGGCTGGAAGAAGAAGCTGGTTACCCTTGCCGCAGCAACGGTTATTTTGCTTGGAGTTTCCCTATCCTGGGCGATCATCGTTGATACAACTCCGCAGGAAAACCGGCCGTACATAGGCGGCAGTAAAACGAACTCCGTCCTGGAACTTGCCCTTGGATATAACGGCATACAGCGACTCGAAGGAATGGGCGCAAGGGGGCAAGGGGGCAAGACGCCGGTGCAGACAGAAATCCTCAGCAAATCCAGCGGGACGGATATGTGTCTGACCTGCGGCAAATGACTCAGAATACAAATAATAGTTATAACCGGCCGTTCATACCGCCGGGTGGAAACAATTCAACCGGCCGGCAGCCGGCGCCTCCGGGAGGAAATGGTATGCCTGAAGGTTTCCAACCGGACGGCAGCAACAGGTCCGGATCTATGCCCGGTGGCGGAGGCGGCCCGCAGGGACGGGGTGGCGGCGGTATGTTTGGCACCGGCCAGGCCGGCCCGCTCCGTTTGTTCCAATCAGAACTTTCCGGACAAAACAGCTGGCTGCTGCCGTTTGCAGCGTTTGGCTGCATCGGTTTGCTTGCAGGAATACGCAGGAGAAAGCCTCTCACTGCAAAGCAGAATGAAACCTTGTTCTGGTTAGCCTGGCTGCTCCCGGTGATGGCCTTTTTCAGCATAGCAGGGTTCTTCCATCAATACTACCTGATCATGCTCGCTCCGCCAATTGCGGTTCTTGCAGGAGCAGGCTGGGTCGAACTCTGGAAACAATACAGCGAGCAGGACGGCTGGAAAAAGTGGCTTCTGCCGGCGGGCTTTATAGCAACCTTGGCTTTTGAACTCTATGTGCTGCAGCCTTATCTAAAGCAAATTGGTACGGGATGGTCAATTGGAATCGGCGCCGCGGGAATCGTCTTATTACTTATCCTGCTTTTAGCCAGGAAGAAACAGAAACTGGCTTTCACAGCTGCAATAGCCGGTATGCTGGTCTTGCTTGTTGCGCCATTGTTCTGGTCGGCTACTCCCATCTTGTACGGCGATAACAGTATGTTGCCTCAGGCCGGCCCTGGTCAGCAAAGGATCGGGCAAAGACAGAATGTAAGGGATGGGGGGAACTCAGGAATAAATACTAAATTAGTGGATTATTTAACAAAAAATAATACCGGGGAAACCTGCCTGTTTGCAACAACCGACGCATCTACGGCAGAAGCCTACATCATTCAAACAGGAAAAGCAGTCATACCCATGGGTGGCTTTAGCGGATCGGATCCGGTTTTTACTGTGGAGAAACTAAAGCAGGCAGTAGCAGACAAGAAAGTAAAGTATTTCTTAATTTCTTCCGGTTCCGGTTTTGACGGAAGAGGGGGCGGCAGCAGCGAAGTACTGGATTGGATACGTAAAAACAGCACGGAGATTCCCGAAGAAGAGTGGCAGTCGGCTTCTTCTGACAGCGGTGGCCCTGCGGGGATGAGAAACGGTATGGCTTTATATAAAATTAATCTAAATCAATGAAAAATGTACGGGGATGAGATTAAATGAACGACAACGTTCGTTACAGCGTAATAATTCCGGTTTATAACGAAGAAGCCGTTATAAACGAGACCTACCGCCGGTTGAAACAGGTCATGAAAACTTTAAATGAACCGTACGAGTTGCTGTTTGTAAACGACGGGAGCCGGGACAAAACTGCGGAAATTATCAAAGGTTTTTCAGCATCGGACTCAAGTGTAAAGCTTCTGGATTTCTCAAGAAATTTCGGACATCAAATTGCAATTACCGCGGGTATGGACTATGCACGCGGAGACGCCGTCATAATTATCGACGCCGACTTGCAGGATCCGCCGGAAGTAATTCCGCAAATGATTGATCAATGGCGGCAGGGATACGAGGTTGTCTATGCGAAGCGTTCCAAGCGGATGGGGGAGACTTTCTTTAAAAGAACAACCGCATCCTTATTCTACCGCATACTCCGGTCCTTGACGGAAGGCGTAAATATCCCGCTTGATACCGGGGATTTCCGTCTCATCGACAGGAAAGTCTGCGATGCTATGCAATGTATAAGGGAAAAGAACCGCTTTGTCCGCGGCCTTGTCAGTTGGGTAGGCTTCCGCAGCACAGCTGTTGAATACACCAGGGAAGAAAGGTATGCCGGGGAAACTAAATATTCTTTAAAAAAATGTTTCGCTTTTCAATAGACGGAGTTGCGTCTTTTTCCTATAAACCGTTGAAATGGGCAGCTTCTTTTGGGCTTGCTGTGGTTGCGGCCAGTTTCATTTACCTGATTTTTTCTCTTGCTCAAATATTATTTTCATACAGCGCCGTTTCCTGGTGGCAGCCGCTTATGGCCTGCCTGTTCTTGCTGGACGGTGTTGTTCTGATTGTGTTAGGCGTGCTTGGGGAATATGTGGGCAGAATTTACGATGAAACCAAAAACCGCCTGTTATATGTACTCAGGAACAAGCAGGAACTTGAAGCTGCAAAGCGTAATGGGGTGATTCTCAGTGAGTAAAAACATACAGACAACTGCGCAATTCCTTCGTTTTTGCACTGTGGGCATGGGTAATACGGCAGTCGACTT is from Desulfotomaculum sp. and encodes:
- a CDS encoding multidrug ABC transporter substrate-binding protein → ILLRILSIAGSLFGIVFGVAGAKIFSYFANWSTTISIQAIVLSVAFALFVGVFFGYYPARRASRLNPAEALSYE